The sequence tcatttatttaaaggcAACAACAGTGCTGGAAGAAGTTTTCAGATATTAAACACAAGTtaaagtagaaatactacaaaactacaatacatactacagtgtcaacaaacTGTTTTACAAGCGACACTCCTGCATTAAAGGTGTAAGCATCATAATATGCTAAAAGTACCACAATAAAAGTACTCTTTACGGAGAAtgacccatttcagaataaaatgtACATTATATTATTGTTCATTACTTTTGATTCATGCATGTGAAGGTGGAGCTAATCGTAACTACTTACAAAAGAGCTGTGCATCATAATTGTATAGTTTATATGTTGTATTAATAATCGGAATCTGCAAAGCTGTCAAATAAATAtgtagtgaagtagaagtacaataTCTGCCTCTGAATTTAGTGAAGTAAATGGTGTATCAGGAAATAAACAACagtttctccgcgatcccaactcatCTATTACCAACCAGGGAGCTGTTGAAAATGTAAGCTAAaggtcctggtgtgtgaggaggagctccgcggattggtccattttgcgGTTCCCGGAAaacccttcataacacacaaggggacgggtgataaccagaaaagcatgacatgggccctttaactgAACCagccaaaaataaaatcaatttTCAAGCTATTTTTTTTGTTTCAGGATTTCTGCTCCTTTTATCCCTCATCCTGGTCTTCCTCACCATGAGTGACAGTGATGAAGACGCCCCGGCGCTGTCCGCTCACACGCTGGCCGCCCTGCAGGACTTCTACAGGGataccagcagcagctcagcatCAGACCAGTTCACTGTGGGGGCCGTGGGGGAGGACTGGGTGAGTCCAGGGAGACACGCACACTACTGACATGTGACGTGTTTGATTCAGATCAAAATCATGTACACTATGTAGCTCTTTTTCCAAGGTTACAATGTGCTTCAGAGAAAGTGTAAACTAAAGTGCAACTAAGAGCAAGAGGAAAACAAATAGGGATGAATAttaagaatcagaatacctgtattagtcccacagaggggacatgtacattgttgcagcagaaaagagccaaagacagcttaatgttacctaagaagcatgcatacaaaagtattaaagatacaaaaattataataataaaagttacgcaatttacaaaatacacatcctgtaacagttctgaggaTTTAGCATCCAGGAAGAAAAACAACTCAATGTAAAAATACCCaataacattttttaaataatgtaaatgttcagGGAGACAGAAACACTCGTGACATGTTTGATTCAGAAGAGATGATAATTTAATCTTGATGTACAGTATGTGGCTCTTTTCAAAAACAAGTTTACGAAGTGCTTCAGAGACAGTGTGGAATACTTCTTgcacaatttatttattttttatttgtatttttgtattttattatatatgttgcaacgtggaggagctcaggtcagaagaaatGCATTGCCATTTCGACACTGTAGCTTTGtggacaataaaacctttgaatcttgaatctaagAGCAATCGGGAAAGAAATGGGgataaatattaagaagccatccgggaaaaatgtaaaaatacccaataacattttttaattaaagtaaaacaaattaaatatatatttaaaacactACGTCTCTTGCGAACTTTAAATGTCAGTCTTGGCACGAGGTCATTAATCCATTATTGGTCAGGTTTAAAGTGAAACTCTGTATAGTTtaaacaaactcccagccaggctgcgggtgtgtgtgtgttcgggctgggtctcgctgtctcgcagacggccactgggctcacagggggggggggggcaggagctccaacaagccgcttaggacagagagtgaatacacagactatacagagatgctgtttgagaaaccaatgtgagtttggaacattgcacaatgtaaatgtattctATTCAACGTCAACAATGggattatgatcagtagaaatggccatgacgtgggacctttaaagttcaGAGTGTTAGTAGTAATTGTCTGTGTTTCTGCAGAGCCTGAGTCAGTTCTGGTACAGTGACGAGACGGCAGCTCAGCTAGCAGAGGAGGCCGTACGGGAAGCTGGAGAGGGAGGCAGGTAaaaccacacacatacacacacacacacacacacacacacacacacacacacacacacacacacacacacacacacacacacacacacacacacttcatttaATCAAGTACTGTTCTATTTGTTTTTACGCTTTATATTTTTGCCATAAAACATTTGTATGAGGTGCTTTACAATGACCTTCATGACTACAGTGTCTTTTTATGATATACTATAATATGACTGATGATAAACAATATGACACATTTGCATTTAAATCTAAGCTTCTCGTTGAGGGCGTTGTTTAATACTCACATTCTGCTGCCTTTGTTTTCTGTCTATTTCGTGTATAAACAAGATATTTCTCCTCGATGATGGATTGATTCTGAACATTGGTGCAAAATGGCCGCCGCAGAAAGAAAGTCCTCTCTCTGCGTCTGGGAAACCAATCAATCACAACCGGACATAAACGCTTCATCTCCTACTTCTGTCTCTCCCCGCCTGCAGGATAGCGTGTGTGAGCGCTCCCAGTGTTTACCAGAAGCTGAAGCAGGGCTCGGTGTCCGGCTCTGATCGAGTGTCGGCCGTCGTGTTGGAGTACGACCGGCGCTTCTCCACGTACGGCGAGGACTTCCTGTTCTACGACTACAACGAGCCGCTGGCCCTCTCCAACGCGCCGCCGCAGAGCTTCGACTTCGTCATCGCCGACCCGCCGTACCTCTCTGAGGAATGTCTGACTAAAGTGGCCCAAACCGTGAAGTACCTGAGCAAAGGCAAAGTGCTGCTGtgcacaggtgaggggggggggggggggggggagcttctCTTTCATGTAGCATTTGTGTTACAATATGTGACGATTTATTAAAGATAGATGTATGACAGAGGCTCAACACAAGGAGAGACTTATCCGGATGAAAACAACATTTCATCTGTGAGGTGAAAACAAAGCAATATTTATACACTTGTGTTCCAATAAGACGAGACCTATGATATATTTGGTTGAGTTTTGTACCTACATTATCCCTAATGTTTCACCGTGTCACAAATGTCTGATTCTTAACATGTGATGTTTTTGCTCTCCAGGAGCCATCATGGAGAAAGCGGCCAAAGAGCTTCTGGATGTGAAAATGTGCAGCTTCCtgccaaaacacaacaaaaacttATCCAACGAGTTTCGCTGTTTCGTCAACTATCCGTCTCGACTCCTCTGATTggtccagagagagagagagagagagagagagagagagcatgaAGGAGGGACGACGACTTGGACTGAACCTGCACTTGTGAATAAAGCACTCAAAGATGAAGAAATACTTCGGCATCTGCTGGCTAAAAACAGTTATTCAAAACATGGGAAACGTTCTGTTAGTATTCAAGCAAAAAAACAGGAAATGTTTGGTGGTTCAGTttctcaaatgtttttaatatcattttaaattaaatatattttgaccATGGATCTTTGACTGTAGAAAATGACGATGGACatattcaaatgttttactAAATTCTTCTGTTGCTGTAAAAGCTGTATTAAAGTGTTTACATCAGTAGGTGGCAGCATTGATCAGGTTATAGATGATAATGAGACATTTTATCCCATCGTTCAATATGTTTGCTTTTACTTTTAAAAGGTTGGGTCCACCCAAATTACAAATAATGTTCTCATGTATTGTATTCGATCTTAAATGCACACAGTTTACTTTTTCCTGCATTTTATATGCTCCATTGTTTAAATGGTGCTGTTTTTATTGCTTATTTCTATGAAAGTTCATTGTCAAAAACCGCACCGTAACGTTTGAGCATTTGAAAATGAAGCTTGAATCAAATGAAGTTTGGGTTCTGGAAGGCCAAATCCAAGTTTAGATTACAGTGGGCTGGATATAAAATGTTATTTAGGAACaaaacagacacaaaaacaGACCTTATTTACTTCTATGTGAAAACGTTTTCAAAAGATGAAGATCAGAAACTCTGCTAAACCCTTTCTCATCCAAATATTCACTATGATTGAATGATAATCATAAGGGCGTCTTTTTGCACGTACAATTCACTTAAATTGCTTCAAATGTCAGTTGGGGGGGAGATGATGACccaaagaaagtggatcagttgTACAACACTCATCCAGAGTCCCACAGTCTGCTCCCTCACACCTTCCTCCCCTTGGACCCCCCCTCTCTGGCCTTGCTCTCGGCTCTCTTCAGGCTCTGGTTGCCCCCCTCCCTCTCCTTCTCCTGCAGGGGGACGCAGGTGCAGCCCACCGCGATAGAGACGTACACTTCGGTGTAGGAGTGTCTCCCCCCCAAACAGGACCCGGCTCTCCGCAGGATGACGGAGGGCGCGTACACCGGGGTGCTCCGGTAGCGCGAGCTCTCCTTCCCGTAGGGCCCGAACAGGCAGCCCGTGCACAGGCAGTACGCCTCCGGGATGTAGCGGGGGTACCGGGCTGGGTCGTAGGAGAGCCTGGGGTGAAAACAATTAACATATCAGTTTTTCATTGGGTCACCTTATTGCTAGAAGAAAGTGCAGAACCTTAATAAGTTGTTTGAATAGAATAAGCACTAAAACCCATTGAAAAGAGGAGTGTCCTACTGGTGCAGTGTAGTAATCAAATGCTACATGGGTTGGAGTCACTGAGACTCAAGAAATGGAAGCAATTGAAAAAAATCTATACGTTTCAATAAAGAACTGCAGAATTTTCATAAAATTACTAAAATAAAGAAGTGCGTTGAAATCATATCTGGCATGGAATGGAAGTTAATAGGTCCCATAAAAGGGAAGCTGTTAAAAGGATATGAGATTTAGGACTAAAGAATATATTATGTGTAGCCTATAATAACATTCAAATAAAATAGAAGAAATCCAATAAAGTTGTGTTTCCTACATGTCCAGTGTAATAATACATTTCTGCATTGATATTGGGGCAAATTATATGGAAGCTTTACAAATAAGTAAAAGTGCTTTTCTGCATAAACATATTCTGCAGAAGAAACACTAAAAtccaataaaaagaggtgtgtcttAATTGACCAGTGAAGTCATAATATCTGTTTTGGATTAGGAGTCAAAGGAT is a genomic window of Pseudochaenichthys georgianus chromosome 21, fPseGeo1.2, whole genome shotgun sequence containing:
- the eef1akmt1 gene encoding EEF1A lysine methyltransferase 1; the encoded protein is MSDSDEDAPALSAHTLAALQDFYRDTSSSSASDQFTVGAVGEDWSLSQFWYSDETAAQLAEEAVREAGEGGRIACVSAPSVYQKLKQGSVSGSDRVSAVVLEYDRRFSTYGEDFLFYDYNEPLALSNAPPQSFDFVIADPPYLSEECLTKVAQTVKYLSKGKVLLCTGAIMEKAAKELLDVKMCSFLPKHNKNLSNEFRCFVNYPSRLL
- the il17d gene encoding interleukin-17D codes for the protein MFPPRILVLLLLLLGWPLGAVRVRKKATRNRSCLDLPEEILEQMFGRLSVGVMSAFHHALELEPQEKLNLTCPTAAERAPADRKTRLPVNLLSISPWAYRLSYDPARYPRYIPEAYCLCTGCLFGPYGKESSRYRSTPVYAPSVILRRAGSCLGGRHSYTEVYVSIAVGCTCVPLQEKEREGGNQSLKRAESKAREGGSKGRKV